The Enterobacter kobei genome has a segment encoding these proteins:
- a CDS encoding ABC transporter ATP-binding protein → MKPLIQVQGVSQRFSTASGEFLALQNVSFDIHEGETVSLIGHSGCGKSTLLNLIAGITLPTEGGLICDNREIAGPGPERAVVFQNHSLLPWLTCFDNVALAVDQVFRHTMSKSERKAWIEHNLDRVQMGHALHKRPGEISGGMKQRVGIARALAMKPKVLLMDEPFGALDALTRAHLQDSVMQIQQALNTTIVLITHDVDEAVLLSDRVLMMTNGPAATVGEILRVDLPRPRNRVQLADDSRYHHMRQQILHFLYEKQPKAA, encoded by the coding sequence ATGAAACCATTAATTCAGGTCCAGGGCGTGAGCCAGCGCTTTTCTACTGCCAGCGGCGAGTTTCTGGCGCTGCAAAACGTTTCGTTTGATATTCACGAGGGCGAAACCGTCAGTTTGATCGGCCACTCCGGCTGCGGCAAATCGACGCTGCTGAACCTTATTGCCGGCATTACGCTGCCGACGGAAGGTGGGCTTATCTGCGACAACCGCGAAATTGCCGGGCCGGGTCCCGAGCGCGCGGTGGTGTTTCAGAACCATTCCCTGCTGCCATGGCTCACCTGCTTTGACAACGTCGCCCTGGCGGTGGATCAGGTGTTCCGTCACACCATGAGCAAGTCTGAGCGTAAAGCGTGGATCGAGCACAACCTCGACCGCGTGCAGATGGGGCATGCCTTGCATAAGCGCCCGGGGGAGATCTCCGGCGGCATGAAGCAGCGCGTGGGCATCGCCCGCGCGCTGGCGATGAAGCCAAAAGTGCTGCTGATGGATGAACCGTTCGGCGCGCTGGATGCGCTGACGCGAGCCCATCTGCAGGACTCGGTGATGCAGATCCAGCAGGCATTGAACACCACTATCGTGCTGATTACCCACGACGTAGATGAGGCAGTGCTGCTTTCCGATCGCGTGCTGATGATGACCAACGGCCCGGCGGCGACCGTCGGAGAGATCCTGCGCGTTGATCTGCCGCGTCCGCGCAACCGGGTTCAGCTGGCGGACGACAGCCGCTACCACCACATGCGTCAGCAGATCCTCCATTTCCTCTACGAAAAACAGCCGAAAGCGGCGTAA
- the nirB gene encoding nitrite reductase large subunit NirB, translating into MRLVIIGNGMAATRLIDGLTGRASGRFAITVVGDEPEHAYNRIQLSPVLGGEKAAADICLQDEDWYRVRGVTVLRSERALAVDVASREVRTATRTLGWDALVFATGSTPFVPPIPGGDAPQVFTFRTLEDTCAIQAVSGPAVVLGGGVLGVETAAALARSGDNVTLVHRGPWLMEQQLDQQAGALLEEALAERGVRCELASGISAINDNTVTLLNGRSIAAARVVLATGVQPNIDLAKASGLHCARGIVVNHQMQTSAPDIYAIGECCEIDGQTFGLVAPCLAQADILAARLAGDTTAPFTLTDNGVRLKVTGVELFSLGRAAEQEGDVVWRSWDPLTRHYRRLLIHQGTLAGVLLMGDCRNAATFTDLRATAAPAHADWLFDRFTTQPQVAGQNAMTKPTLVVVGHGMVGHHFLEDCVNRNLHQQYQIVVFGEERYAAYDRVHLSEYFGGRSADSLSLVAGDFFADNGIELRLSQQIVAIDRDARVVRTASGHETHWDKLVLATGSYPFVPPVPGNDLPGCFVYRTLDDLDNIAAHAAGARRGVVIGGGLLGLEAANALKQLGLDTHVVEFAPNLMAVQLDNDGASMLRKKIEALGVGVHTAKATTEIASTDDGLVLRSADGEALETDLVVFSAGIRPQDALARSSGLAIGERGGICIDDGCQTSDRDVFAIGECALWEGEIFGLVAPGYQMARVAAAALAGEDKTFTGADMSTKLKLLGVDVASFGDAHGRTPGALSYQWTHGPQQIYKKIVVSHDSKTLLGGVLVGDASEYATLVQMMLNGISLPKAPETLILPASSGSAPKALGVAALPESAQICSCHNVSKGDICQAVSAGATDIGAIKQCTKAATGCGGCSALVKQVMEFQLAEQGVEVKKDICEHFPWSRQEIYHLVRVNHIRTFDQLISRYGQGHGCEICKPLVGSVLASCWNEYLLKPAHLPLQDTNDRYFANIQKDGTYSIVPRMPAGEVTADGLIAIGQIAKRYSLYSKITGGQRIDLFGATLEQLPEIWQALVEAGFETGHAYGKSLRTVKSCVGSTWCRYGVQDSTGLAVKLEHRYKGLRAPHKIKMAVSGCTRECAEAQSKDVGVIATDKGWNLYLCGNGGMKPRHADLFASDLDDETLIRTVDRFLMFYIRTADRLQRTSTWMDNLEGGLDYLREVILEDSLGIADELEQEMARVVETYQCEWQTTLNDPNRLALFRTAVNDTAAEQGKRWQEICGIEDIPEQAGIGARLGHNAIALFRFGKTVYALDDLEPGSRANVLSRGILGDAAGEPVVISPLYKQRIRLRDGCQVENGEPAVRAWPVKIENGKVWVGNDALVMRAEAS; encoded by the coding sequence ATGCGACTGGTCATTATCGGGAATGGAATGGCGGCCACCCGGCTGATTGACGGGCTAACCGGGCGGGCCTCGGGTCGTTTTGCTATCACCGTCGTCGGTGATGAGCCTGAGCATGCCTATAACCGCATTCAGCTTTCGCCGGTGCTGGGGGGCGAGAAAGCGGCAGCGGATATCTGTCTTCAGGATGAGGACTGGTACCGGGTACGTGGCGTTACGGTGCTGCGGAGCGAAAGGGCGCTTGCCGTGGACGTGGCCTCACGGGAAGTGCGAACCGCCACCCGCACGCTGGGCTGGGATGCCCTGGTATTTGCCACCGGTTCAACGCCTTTTGTTCCGCCGATCCCCGGCGGTGATGCGCCCCAGGTGTTCACGTTCCGCACCCTGGAGGATACCTGCGCCATTCAGGCAGTTTCCGGTCCGGCGGTGGTGCTGGGGGGCGGCGTGCTTGGGGTTGAGACTGCGGCAGCACTGGCACGCTCAGGTGACAACGTCACGCTCGTTCATCGCGGTCCGTGGCTGATGGAACAACAGCTGGATCAACAGGCTGGCGCGCTGCTGGAGGAGGCGCTGGCGGAACGGGGCGTGCGCTGTGAGCTTGCCTCCGGCATCTCGGCAATTAACGACAATACCGTGACGTTGCTCAATGGACGCAGTATTGCTGCGGCGCGCGTGGTGCTGGCGACCGGCGTGCAGCCCAACATTGACCTGGCAAAGGCCAGCGGCCTTCATTGCGCGCGCGGGATTGTGGTGAATCACCAGATGCAGACCTCCGCGCCGGACATCTATGCCATTGGCGAGTGCTGCGAAATTGATGGCCAGACGTTTGGCCTGGTCGCCCCCTGTCTGGCGCAGGCCGATATCCTCGCCGCACGGCTGGCGGGCGACACCACTGCGCCATTTACCCTCACCGACAACGGTGTGCGCCTCAAGGTGACCGGCGTGGAGCTGTTCAGCCTGGGTCGCGCGGCGGAGCAGGAGGGCGACGTGGTCTGGCGTTCATGGGATCCGCTGACGCGTCACTATCGTCGCTTACTGATCCATCAGGGGACGCTGGCTGGCGTGCTGCTGATGGGAGATTGCCGCAACGCGGCGACATTTACCGATTTACGGGCAACGGCTGCGCCCGCACACGCGGACTGGCTGTTCGATCGATTCACTACGCAACCGCAGGTTGCAGGACAGAACGCTATGACAAAACCTACTCTGGTGGTGGTTGGGCACGGTATGGTCGGCCATCATTTTCTCGAAGATTGCGTTAACCGCAACTTACATCAGCAGTATCAGATCGTGGTCTTTGGTGAAGAGCGCTATGCCGCCTATGACCGCGTGCATCTGTCCGAGTATTTTGGCGGCCGCAGTGCGGATTCGCTCTCGCTGGTGGCAGGGGATTTTTTTGCTGATAACGGCATTGAGCTGCGCCTGTCGCAGCAGATTGTCGCCATTGACCGCGACGCGCGCGTGGTGCGTACCGCCAGTGGGCATGAAACGCACTGGGATAAACTGGTGCTGGCGACCGGCTCATACCCGTTTGTCCCGCCGGTACCGGGTAACGATCTGCCGGGCTGTTTTGTCTACCGCACGCTCGACGATCTCGACAACATTGCGGCCCATGCGGCGGGTGCGCGTCGCGGGGTCGTCATCGGCGGCGGGCTGCTGGGGCTGGAGGCAGCAAACGCCCTGAAACAACTCGGGCTCGATACTCACGTGGTGGAGTTTGCGCCCAATCTGATGGCGGTTCAGCTCGATAACGACGGCGCGTCGATGCTGCGCAAGAAAATCGAGGCGCTGGGCGTGGGCGTTCACACCGCTAAAGCCACTACGGAAATTGCGTCGACGGATGACGGGCTGGTGCTGCGCTCTGCCGATGGCGAAGCGCTGGAAACGGACCTGGTGGTCTTTTCTGCCGGTATCCGTCCGCAGGACGCGCTGGCGCGCAGCAGCGGGCTGGCTATCGGCGAGCGCGGCGGGATCTGCATTGACGATGGCTGCCAGACTTCCGACCGTGACGTGTTTGCCATTGGCGAATGCGCGTTGTGGGAAGGGGAAATCTTTGGACTGGTTGCCCCGGGCTACCAGATGGCACGCGTGGCCGCCGCCGCGCTGGCAGGGGAGGATAAAACCTTCACCGGCGCGGATATGAGCACCAAACTCAAGCTGCTGGGCGTGGATGTGGCGTCGTTTGGCGACGCTCACGGGCGCACGCCGGGGGCGCTGAGCTACCAGTGGACGCACGGCCCGCAGCAAATCTACAAGAAAATCGTGGTCAGCCACGACAGCAAAACGCTGCTCGGCGGCGTGCTGGTGGGTGATGCCAGCGAATACGCCACGCTGGTGCAGATGATGCTCAATGGAATCAGCCTGCCGAAAGCGCCGGAAACCCTGATATTACCCGCATCCTCAGGCAGCGCGCCAAAAGCGCTGGGCGTGGCGGCGCTGCCGGAAAGTGCGCAGATCTGTTCGTGTCATAACGTCAGCAAGGGCGATATTTGCCAGGCCGTGAGCGCGGGCGCAACGGATATCGGTGCCATCAAACAGTGCACTAAAGCGGCGACCGGTTGCGGGGGCTGTAGTGCGCTGGTGAAGCAGGTGATGGAGTTTCAGCTAGCTGAACAGGGCGTGGAGGTGAAAAAGGATATCTGTGAACACTTCCCCTGGTCACGCCAGGAAATTTACCACCTGGTGCGCGTCAACCATATCCGCACCTTTGACCAGCTCATCAGCCGCTACGGTCAGGGACACGGGTGCGAAATCTGTAAGCCGCTGGTCGGGTCCGTGCTGGCTTCCTGCTGGAACGAGTATCTGCTTAAACCGGCGCATCTGCCGCTGCAGGACACCAACGACCGTTACTTTGCCAATATTCAGAAGGACGGAACCTATTCCATCGTGCCGCGTATGCCCGCCGGGGAAGTGACCGCCGACGGGCTGATCGCCATCGGCCAGATTGCAAAGCGCTATAGCCTTTACAGCAAAATCACTGGCGGGCAGCGTATTGACCTCTTTGGCGCCACTCTGGAACAGCTACCGGAGATCTGGCAGGCGCTGGTGGAAGCCGGATTTGAGACCGGCCACGCTTACGGGAAATCTCTGCGCACGGTGAAATCCTGCGTTGGGTCGACCTGGTGCCGCTATGGCGTGCAGGACTCCACCGGCCTCGCGGTCAAACTGGAGCACCGTTACAAAGGCCTGCGCGCGCCGCACAAAATCAAAATGGCGGTTTCCGGCTGTACCCGCGAGTGTGCCGAGGCGCAGAGCAAAGACGTGGGCGTCATTGCCACCGATAAAGGCTGGAACCTCTACCTGTGCGGCAACGGCGGCATGAAGCCGCGCCATGCGGATCTTTTCGCCAGCGATCTGGACGATGAAACGCTGATCCGTACCGTTGACCGGTTCCTGATGTTCTACATCCGCACGGCGGATCGCCTGCAGCGCACCAGCACCTGGATGGACAACCTGGAAGGCGGCCTCGACTATCTGCGCGAGGTGATCCTCGAGGACAGTCTGGGTATTGCCGACGAACTGGAGCAGGAGATGGCCCGGGTGGTAGAAACCTACCAGTGCGAATGGCAGACCACGCTCAACGATCCCAACCGTCTGGCGCTGTTCCGCACCGCTGTGAACGACACTGCCGCAGAGCAAGGCAAACGCTGGCAGGAAATCTGCGGTATCGAGGATATCCCCGAACAGGCGGGCATTGGCGCGCGTCTTGGTCACAATGCGATTGCGCTGTTCCGCTTTGGCAAAACCGTTTATGCCCTCGACGACCTGGAGCCAGGAAGCCGTGCGAACGTGCTTTCTCGCGGCATTCTTGGCGATGCGGCGGGGGAGCCGGTGGTGATCTCTCCGCTTTATAAACAGCGCATTCGTCTGCGCGATGGCTGTCAGGTTGAAAATGGTGAGCCTGCGGTACGCGCCTGGCCGGTGAAAATTGAAAACGGCAAAGTGTGGGTCGGTAACGATGCCCTGGTCATGCGTGCGGAGGCTTCATGA
- a CDS encoding nitrate reductase: MTETRTTCPYCGVGCGVVARLEGGVVSVRGDETHPANFGRLCVKGAALGETTDLQGRLLRPVLDGHEVDWTQALGAAGERLQHIIDTWGPQAVAFYASGQLLTEDYYAANKLMKGFIGAANIDTNSRLCMSSAVVGYKRAFGEDVVPCSYEDVENSDLVVLVGSNAAWTHPVLYQRLVQAKQTNPQMKVVVIDPRETATCDIADLHLALKPGSDAGLFVGLLNVIQGTDAWPMARVAAFCDLPVQDIGVFYDWFVTAPRAITLYTMGINQSSSGSDKCNAIINVHLASGKFNRPGCGPFSLTGQPNAMGGREVGGLANQLAAHMNFEPDDLSRVARFWGTERLAQTPGLMAVELFDAIARGEVKAVWIMGTNPAVSLPDSHAVCQALAGCPLVIVSEVMNDTDTSRFAHIRFPALAWGEKDGTVTNSERRISRQRAFLPAPGEAKPDWWIVAQIAKRLGHGDAFAWQHPHEIFCEHAALTAFENDGTRALNLHDLAELTREAWERLEPYQWSTGDFPRRNLVPVDPVQHGAAVSTLYPVILNTGRIRDQWHTMTRTGYVSRLMQHIAEPFVEVCASDAVRFSLCDGQLARISSPRGVMVARVRVNRGIRQGEAFAPMHWNAVFARQGKVNALVEGRCDPASGQPESKQTAVRIMPWLPAWQGVLYTHEQPALPSWVHWWRKASHLTVSGDKPLLSWVMNYASSRGWQLQVAQTGERSSALAWHEGQLMLGFWEGTALPDLVHPIIDAAFRSPPTTPAERHALLNGQGVEETADPGRIICSCFSVGENAIREAIAGGCESVAALGATLRCGTNCGSCVSELKGLFG, from the coding sequence ATGACAGAAACCCGGACAACATGCCCCTACTGCGGGGTGGGCTGCGGCGTGGTCGCCCGCTTGGAAGGCGGCGTGGTCAGCGTTCGGGGAGATGAAACCCATCCGGCGAATTTTGGTCGCCTGTGCGTGAAAGGGGCCGCCCTGGGGGAGACAACCGATTTACAGGGGCGGCTTTTGCGCCCGGTCCTCGACGGTCATGAGGTGGACTGGACGCAGGCACTGGGGGCGGCAGGTGAACGGCTCCAGCACATTATCGACACATGGGGGCCGCAGGCGGTGGCGTTCTACGCGTCCGGCCAGCTGTTAACCGAGGATTACTACGCCGCTAACAAGCTGATGAAGGGGTTCATCGGGGCGGCGAACATTGATACCAACTCCCGGCTCTGCATGTCGTCAGCGGTGGTGGGTTATAAACGTGCCTTCGGTGAGGACGTGGTGCCGTGCAGTTACGAGGACGTGGAGAACAGCGATCTGGTGGTACTGGTGGGCTCGAATGCCGCCTGGACGCACCCCGTTCTGTACCAGCGGCTGGTGCAGGCAAAGCAAACCAATCCGCAGATGAAGGTGGTGGTGATTGACCCGCGTGAAACGGCTACCTGTGATATCGCTGACCTGCATCTGGCGCTAAAACCCGGCAGCGATGCGGGGCTGTTTGTGGGGTTGCTCAATGTGATCCAGGGAACCGACGCGTGGCCGATGGCCCGCGTGGCGGCGTTTTGCGACCTTCCTGTGCAGGATATTGGTGTGTTTTATGACTGGTTTGTCACCGCGCCACGCGCGATCACGCTCTACACCATGGGGATCAACCAGTCATCGAGCGGTAGCGACAAGTGTAACGCCATCATCAACGTCCATCTTGCCAGCGGAAAATTCAACCGCCCGGGCTGCGGTCCGTTTTCGCTGACCGGACAGCCAAACGCCATGGGCGGACGGGAAGTGGGCGGGCTGGCAAATCAGCTGGCGGCGCACATGAACTTTGAACCGGACGACCTTTCGCGGGTGGCGCGTTTCTGGGGAACGGAAAGGCTGGCGCAGACGCCAGGCCTGATGGCGGTTGAACTGTTCGATGCCATTGCCCGTGGCGAAGTGAAGGCGGTGTGGATCATGGGCACCAACCCAGCGGTCTCGCTGCCGGACAGTCACGCCGTATGTCAGGCGCTGGCAGGCTGCCCGCTGGTGATTGTTTCTGAGGTCATGAACGATACCGACACCAGCCGGTTCGCCCATATCCGTTTTCCGGCGCTGGCCTGGGGGGAGAAGGACGGCACTGTGACCAATTCCGAGCGGCGTATTTCGCGCCAGCGCGCCTTTCTGCCTGCCCCGGGAGAGGCAAAACCGGACTGGTGGATCGTCGCGCAGATTGCAAAACGGCTGGGGCACGGCGACGCCTTTGCCTGGCAACATCCGCACGAGATTTTTTGCGAGCACGCGGCGCTGACGGCCTTTGAAAATGACGGCACGCGGGCATTGAACCTGCATGACCTGGCTGAACTTACCCGCGAAGCGTGGGAGCGGCTGGAGCCGTATCAGTGGTCAACGGGGGATTTTCCGCGCCGAAACCTGGTGCCGGTCGATCCGGTCCAGCACGGTGCGGCGGTCAGCACGCTGTACCCGGTGATCCTCAATACCGGACGCATCCGCGATCAATGGCACACCATGACCCGGACGGGGTATGTGTCCCGGCTGATGCAGCATATCGCGGAGCCGTTTGTTGAGGTCTGCGCCAGCGATGCCGTGCGGTTCTCGTTGTGTGATGGCCAGCTGGCGCGGATCAGTTCGCCGCGCGGCGTGATGGTCGCCAGAGTGCGAGTCAACCGCGGCATCCGGCAAGGCGAGGCGTTTGCCCCGATGCACTGGAACGCCGTGTTTGCCCGTCAGGGAAAGGTGAATGCGCTGGTGGAAGGGCGCTGCGATCCGGCGTCTGGCCAGCCGGAGAGCAAACAAACCGCCGTTCGGATCATGCCCTGGCTGCCCGCCTGGCAAGGGGTGCTCTATACCCACGAACAGCCGGCGTTACCATCCTGGGTTCACTGGTGGCGTAAAGCCTCGCATCTGACGGTATCAGGAGATAAACCGTTGCTGTCGTGGGTCATGAACTACGCCAGCAGCCGGGGCTGGCAGTTACAGGTTGCTCAAACCGGCGAACGCAGTAGTGCGCTTGCCTGGCATGAAGGTCAGCTGATGCTCGGCTTCTGGGAAGGCACCGCGTTACCGGATCTGGTACACCCGATCATTGACGCTGCTTTTCGCTCGCCCCCCACGACGCCTGCAGAGCGTCATGCGCTGCTGAACGGGCAGGGTGTGGAGGAGACGGCGGATCCGGGACGCATTATCTGTAGCTGCTTCAGCGTCGGAGAAAATGCGATTCGGGAGGCGATAGCCGGAGGGTGCGAAAGCGTCGCCGCGCTGGGGGCAACGTTACGGTGCGGCACGAACTGTGGCTCCTGCGTTTCGGAGTTGAAAGGACTGTTTGGATGA
- the narL gene encoding two-component system response regulator NarL, producing MTNQEPASILLIDDHPMLRTGVKQLVSMAPDITVVGEASNGEQGIELAESLDPDLILLDLNMPGMNGLETLDKLREKSLSGRIVVFSVSNHEEDVVTALKRGADGYLLKDMEPEDLLKALQQAAAGEMVLSEALTPVLAASLRANRATSDRDVSQLTPRERDILKLIAQGLPNKMIARRLDITESTVKVHVKHMLKKMKLKSRVEAAVWVHQERIF from the coding sequence ATGACTAATCAGGAACCGGCATCCATCCTGTTGATCGACGACCATCCGATGCTGCGTACTGGCGTAAAACAGCTGGTCAGCATGGCACCCGATATTACCGTGGTTGGCGAAGCCAGCAACGGGGAACAGGGCATTGAGCTCGCCGAGTCCCTCGATCCCGATCTGATCCTGCTCGATCTGAACATGCCCGGCATGAACGGCCTGGAGACCCTCGACAAGCTGCGGGAAAAATCGCTTTCCGGACGCATCGTCGTCTTTAGCGTCTCGAACCATGAAGAAGATGTGGTCACGGCGCTGAAGCGCGGCGCGGATGGTTATCTGCTGAAAGATATGGAGCCGGAAGATCTGCTTAAAGCACTGCAGCAGGCCGCGGCGGGCGAGATGGTGCTGAGTGAAGCCCTGACGCCGGTGCTGGCCGCCAGCCTGCGGGCCAACCGCGCCACGTCTGACCGTGACGTCAGCCAGTTAACACCGCGCGAACGCGATATTCTCAAACTAATCGCCCAGGGGCTGCCGAATAAAATGATCGCCCGCCGTCTGGATATCACCGAAAGCACGGTCAAAGTGCATGTGAAGCATATGCTGAAGAAAATGAAATTAAAATCCCGCGTTGAGGCCGCCGTGTGGGTACATCAGGAACGCATTTTCTAA
- the ntrB gene encoding nitrate ABC transporter permease: MPHLQNTKPQEKPESGEVIVLPPLQVRRRTPALARRMNDVLQRVIPAFLGLGLLVVLWQLAAINSKGFPTPLSTLDSAITLFADPFYRDGPNDMGIGWNVLASLQRVAIGFGLAALAGIPLGFLIGRFTFFSRMFNPLIALLRPVSPLAWLPIGLLLFQKAEPASSWTIFICSIWPMVINTAEGVRRIPQDYLNVARVLQLSEWTIMRRILFPAVLPAVLTGVRLSIGIAWLVIVAAEMLTGGLGIGFWIWNEWNNLNVENILIAIVIIGVVGLLLEQGLMLIARRFSWQEK, encoded by the coding sequence ATGCCGCATCTGCAAAACACAAAACCACAAGAGAAGCCTGAGAGCGGGGAGGTGATTGTCCTGCCACCGTTACAGGTTCGTCGTCGTACGCCTGCGTTGGCGCGTCGAATGAATGATGTTTTACAGCGCGTCATTCCGGCGTTTCTGGGGCTGGGGCTGCTGGTGGTGCTCTGGCAACTGGCGGCGATAAACAGCAAAGGCTTCCCGACGCCGCTCAGCACGCTCGACTCGGCCATAACCCTGTTCGCCGATCCGTTTTATCGCGACGGGCCAAACGATATGGGCATAGGCTGGAACGTGCTTGCGTCACTGCAGCGCGTCGCCATCGGCTTTGGTCTGGCAGCGCTGGCGGGGATTCCGCTGGGCTTTCTGATTGGCCGCTTCACCTTTTTCTCGCGCATGTTCAACCCGCTAATTGCCCTCCTGCGGCCGGTTAGCCCGCTGGCCTGGCTGCCCATCGGCCTGCTGCTGTTCCAGAAAGCGGAGCCAGCATCAAGCTGGACCATATTTATCTGCTCCATCTGGCCGATGGTCATCAACACCGCGGAAGGGGTGCGCCGTATTCCACAGGACTACCTCAACGTCGCCCGGGTACTGCAACTCTCTGAGTGGACCATCATGCGCCGCATTCTCTTTCCTGCCGTGCTGCCTGCGGTGCTGACCGGGGTACGCCTCTCCATCGGTATTGCCTGGCTGGTGATTGTCGCCGCCGAGATGCTCACCGGAGGCTTAGGCATCGGCTTCTGGATCTGGAACGAGTGGAACAACCTCAACGTCGAAAACATTCTCATCGCCATCGTCATTATTGGCGTGGTCGGGTTGCTGCTGGAGCAGGGGCTGATGCTGATTGCCCGTCGCTTTAGCTGGCAGGAAAAATAA
- a CDS encoding YchO/YchP family invasin — MVVSSRIRFLLLLPLLTAGAVHGAPRSFIQQAQNPFDNNGDNLPDLGMAAPSGEGEKHLAEMAKAFGEASMTDNGLTTGEQARQFAFGQVRDAVSGEVNQQIESWLSPWGNASVNLLVDNEGKFNGSSGSWFIPWNDNNRYLSWSQLGLTQQTDGLVSNAGIGQRWVAGKWLLGYNTFYDNLLDENLQRAGLGAEVWGENLRLSANYYQPFAGWRDRSDVQEQRMARGYDVTAKAWLPWFHHLNTSVSVEQYFGDNVDLFNSGTGYHNPVAVNLGLNYTPVPLVTLTAAHKQGESGESQNNLGLKLNYRFGVPLVKQLSASEVAATRSLRGSRYDSPERNSLPIMEFRQRKTLSVWLATPPWDLKGGETVMLKLQIRSTHGIRQIHWQGDTQALSLTSPGKGNSSDGWSVIMPAWNEAEGATNRWHLSAVVEDEKGQRVSSNEITLAVVQPLIAIPDDDPRWKLLPDE, encoded by the coding sequence ATGGTTGTATCGTCCCGCATTCGTTTTCTGCTCTTACTCCCCCTTCTTACGGCCGGAGCCGTTCACGGTGCGCCGCGTTCCTTTATCCAGCAGGCACAAAATCCTTTTGATAATAACGGGGATAATCTGCCCGACCTGGGTATGGCTGCTCCCTCAGGGGAAGGGGAAAAGCACCTGGCCGAAATGGCGAAAGCCTTTGGTGAAGCCAGTATGACCGACAACGGCCTGACAACGGGCGAGCAGGCGCGTCAGTTTGCCTTTGGTCAGGTGCGCGACGCGGTGAGCGGCGAAGTGAACCAGCAGATTGAGTCCTGGCTGTCGCCCTGGGGGAACGCCAGCGTCAATTTACTGGTCGATAACGAGGGCAAATTTAACGGCAGCAGCGGGAGCTGGTTTATCCCCTGGAACGATAACAACCGTTACCTGAGCTGGAGCCAGCTTGGCCTGACGCAGCAGACGGATGGCCTGGTCAGTAACGCCGGAATCGGCCAGCGCTGGGTCGCCGGAAAATGGCTGCTGGGCTATAACACCTTCTACGATAATCTGCTGGACGAAAACCTGCAGCGTGCCGGACTGGGCGCCGAGGTGTGGGGGGAGAATCTGCGCCTGTCAGCGAACTATTACCAGCCGTTTGCCGGATGGCGCGACAGATCTGATGTTCAGGAACAGCGAATGGCGCGGGGATATGATGTCACCGCCAAAGCCTGGCTGCCGTGGTTTCATCACTTGAACACCAGCGTCAGCGTCGAGCAGTATTTTGGCGACAACGTTGATCTCTTCAACAGCGGAACCGGCTATCACAACCCGGTGGCGGTCAATCTTGGGCTTAACTATACCCCCGTTCCGCTGGTCACGCTGACCGCCGCGCATAAGCAGGGTGAAAGCGGCGAAAGCCAGAATAACCTCGGCCTGAAGCTTAACTACCGCTTTGGCGTGCCGCTGGTGAAGCAACTCTCCGCCAGTGAAGTTGCGGCCACGCGTTCTCTGCGTGGCAGCCGCTATGATTCCCCCGAGCGCAACAGCCTTCCGATTATGGAGTTCCGCCAGCGTAAAACGCTGTCCGTCTGGCTGGCAACGCCGCCGTGGGATCTGAAAGGGGGGGAAACCGTCATGCTGAAGCTACAGATTCGTAGCACGCACGGCATCCGTCAGATCCACTGGCAGGGCGATACCCAGGCACTGAGCCTGACGTCGCCCGGGAAGGGTAACAGCAGCGACGGCTGGAGCGTGATTATGCCTGCCTGGAATGAGGCAGAAGGCGCGACAAACCGCTGGCATCTTTCGGCGGTAGTGGAAGATGAGAAGGGCCAGCGCGTCTCGTCCAATGAGATCACGCTTGCGGTGGTGCAGCCGCTGATCGCTATTCCTGACGACGACCCGCGCTGGAAGCTGCTGCCGGATGAGTAA